A stretch of the Gossypium hirsutum isolate 1008001.06 chromosome D07, Gossypium_hirsutum_v2.1, whole genome shotgun sequence genome encodes the following:
- the LOC107954724 gene encoding 60S ribosomal protein L5, with protein MPFVKAQKTKAYFKRYQVKFKRRREGKTDYRARNRLINQDKNKYNTPKYRLVARFTNKDIIAQIIHASISGDIVLAAAYGHELPHYGLEVGLTNYAAAYCVGLLLARRTLKQLEMDAEYEGNVEATGEDYSVEPGESRRPFRSLLDVGLVRTTTGNRVFGVLKGALDGGIDIPHSEKRFAGFNKDSKQLDPEVHRKYIYGGHVASYMRTLMEDEPEKYQSHFSEYIKRGIEADNLEGVYKKVHAAIRANPEAKKSEKPPPKEHKRYNLKKLSYEERKAKLIDRLKALNSAAGVDSDEDDE; from the exons ATG CCTTTCGTTAAAGCTCAAAAGACCAAGGCTTATTTCAAGAGATATCAAGTTAAGTTCAAGAGAAGGCGAG AGGGCAAGACGGATTATCGGGCCAGGAATCGTCTTATTAATCAGGACAAGAACAAATACAACACCCCAAAATATCGTTTGGTTGCACGATTT ACCAACAAGGATATAATTGCACAAATCATACATGCTAGTATTTCTGGTGATATAGTTCTTGCAGCAGCTTATGGACATGAGCTTCCTCACTATGGACTTGAAGTTGGCCTTACAAATTATGCAGCAG CTTATTGTGTTGGACTCCTTTTGGCTCGCCGAACACTGAAGCAGCTGGAGATGGATGCTGAATATGAGGGCAATGTTGAG GCAACTGGGGAGGACTACAGTGTTGAACCAGGAGAGAGCAGGAGGCCTTTCCGATCTCTCCTAGATGTTGGTCTTGTCAGAACAACCACTGGTAATCGTGTTTTTGGTGTGCTCAAG GGAGCTTTGGATGGAGGAATTGATATTCCTCATAGTGAGAAGAGGTTTGCTGGATTTAACAAGGACAGTAAGCAACTTGATCCTGAAGTTCATCGCAAATACATTTATGGTGGCCATGTTGCATCATACATGAGG ACTTTGATGGAAGATGAGCCAGAGAAGTATCAGTCTCACTTCAGTGAGTACATAAAGAGGGGCATTGAGGCAGACAACTTGGAGGGAGTTTACAAAAAGGTTCATGCTGCTATTCGTGCAAATCCAGAAGCCAAGAAATCTGAGAAGCCACCTCCCAAGGAACACAAGAG GTACAACCTGAAGAAGCTGTCTTATGAGGAAAGGAAAGCCAAGTTGATTGATAGGTTGAAAGCTCTCAATTCAGCTGCCGGAGTTGATTCTGATGAGGATGATGAGTAA